The nucleotide window CGGGAAAGCAGACGTCGCCCACGACTTCGGCGTGCACCCGGGTCAGGTAGAGGCGGTCCGCCAGCTCGAGGGTCTGGCGGTAGATCTCGCCACCGCCGACGACGAAGACTTCGTCGTCACCGGCGCGCCGAGCCACCTCCAGGGCCTGCGGGATCGACTCCACCAGCACCACGCCCGACGGCACCTGCGGCCGCGAGCGGCTGATCACCACCATCACCCGCCCCGGCAGGGGGCGCCCGATGGACTCCCAGGTCTTGCGCCCCATCACCAGGTGATGGCCCATGGTGAGCTCCTTGAAGCGGCGCAAATCGGCCGACAGACGCCACGGCAGGTCGTTGCCGCGACCGATGACTCCGTTCGCGGCCACCGCCACCAGCAGAGAAACCCTCAAACGGCGACCTCGGCCTTGATGTGCGGGTGTGGGTCATAGCCCGAGAGCGTGATGTGCTCGTACTCGAAGTCGAAGATCGAGCCCACCGACGGGTCGAGGGTCACCGTCGGCAGCGGTCGCGGCTCACGAGTGAGCTGCAGCCGGGCCTGGTCGAGGTGGTTGCTGTAGAGGTGGGCATCGCCGAGGGTGAGCACGAAGTCGCCGACCTCGAGATCGCACACCTGGGCGACCATCAGGGTGAGCAAGCTGTAGGAGGCGATGTTGAAGGGCACCCCCAGGAAGACGTCCGCGCTGCGCATGTAGAGCTGGCACGACAGTCGCCCTTCGGCGACCCAGAATTGGAACAGCGTGTGGCAGGGCGGCAGCTTCATGCGCGGCACTTCGGCGACGTTCCAGGCGCTCACCAGGTGGCGCCGGGAGTCGGGATTGGCGCGGATCTGGGCGATCACCTCGGTGATCTGGTCGATGGTTTCGCCGCCGGGCGTCGGCCAGGCGCGCCACTGTGAGCCGTAGACCGGGCCGAGCTCACCGTTGTCGTCCGCCCACTCGTTCCAGATCGAGACGCCGTTCTCCTGCAGGTAGCGCACGTTGGTGTCACCCCGCAGGAACCACAGCAGCTCGTAGACCACCGAGCGAAAATGCACCTTCTTGGTGGTGAGGAGGGGAAAGCCCTGGCGCAGATCGCAGCGCAACTGGTGGCCGAACAGGCTCAGCGTGCCGGTGCCGGTGCGATCCCCTTTGACCGTTCCCTGGTCGAGGATCAAGCGCATCAGGTCGAGGTAGGACTTCATGGTCGTGGCAGCCCCGGAAGTTTCGGCGTCAAACCGCGGGCAGCCTACTGACCACCCCCGGAGGTGTCAAACCGCTCCCCAGGTGC belongs to Acidobacteriota bacterium and includes:
- a CDS encoding dihydrofolate reductase gives rise to the protein MRVSLLVAVAANGVIGRGNDLPWRLSADLRRFKELTMGHHLVMGRKTWESIGRPLPGRVMVVISRSRPQVPSGVVLVESIPQALEVARRAGDDEVFVVGGGEIYRQTLELADRLYLTRVHAEVVGDVCFPAWDEDRWKLLSRSQVAADERNDHAVSFEVYERRAEREDSAETTSD
- a CDS encoding thymidylate synthase, which codes for MKSYLDLMRLILDQGTVKGDRTGTGTLSLFGHQLRCDLRQGFPLLTTKKVHFRSVVYELLWFLRGDTNVRYLQENGVSIWNEWADDNGELGPVYGSQWRAWPTPGGETIDQITEVIAQIRANPDSRRHLVSAWNVAEVPRMKLPPCHTLFQFWVAEGRLSCQLYMRSADVFLGVPFNIASYSLLTLMVAQVCDLEVGDFVLTLGDAHLYSNHLDQARLQLTREPRPLPTVTLDPSVGSIFDFEYEHITLSGYDPHPHIKAEVAV